From a single Pseudophryne corroboree isolate aPseCor3 chromosome 6, aPseCor3.hap2, whole genome shotgun sequence genomic region:
- the LYZ gene encoding lysozyme C: MNNSAMQILGALLLILAFANSKKYERCELARAMKIKGLDGFRGYSLPNWVCTAFFESSFFTDRTNFNRGDNSTDYGILQINSRWWCNDYKTPRSRNACNINCNALLSNDITESVRCAKRVVSDPNGMGAWVGWRNNCKGRDLSQWVKDCKLDTADVL, encoded by the exons ATGAACAACTCTGCAATGCAAATCCTTGGAGCGCTTCTCCTCATACTTGCATTTGCAAACTCCAAGAAATATGAAAGATGTGAACTTGCAAGGGCTATGAAAATAAAGGGACTTGATGGATTCAGAGGGTACTCACTGCCAAACT GGGTGTGTACTGCATTCTTCGAAAGCTCGTTTTTCACAGACAGGACAAACTTCAACAGGGGTGACAACAGCACTGACTATGGCATTCTCCAAATAAATAGCCGTTGGTGGTGCAATGATTACAAGACCCCCAGATCTCGCAATGCTTGCAATATCAACTGTAATG CACTACTTTCCAATGATATCACTGAATCTGTGAGATGTGCAAAACGTGTTGTGAGTGATCCAAATGGCATGGGTGCATG GGTTGGATGGAGAAATAACTGCAAAGGAAGAGACTTGTCTCAATGGGTTAAAGATTGCAAACTTGATACTGCTGATGTATTGTAA